The following nucleotide sequence is from Thioalbus denitrificans.
CGAGGCGCGGATGGAGTCCTTGATTGCCTCGAACATGCTGTTCGGGACCCGCCGCGGGTTTCGGTCATAGGTCCGGATCCGGTCCACCTCCAGGATCATCGGGGTGGGATTGATGGGGTCGGTGGACGGCATGACCTCTCCCTGGTCACGGCGGAAATGGGGCTGCTGCAACAGGTCGATGAGCTCCGCATCGCTCGGTCGTTGTTTCTTCATGTCAGGCCTCCTGCCTCGAGCGCTCGGTCACGGCATCCAGAGTGATGTCGAGATGGGGAAACAGCTCCTGGACCAGGATCACCATCGTCTCCAGCGCGCAGGCCGTGGCGCCGCGGCGCTGAGGCTCCCAGCGATGGACCGGCACCCGGGCCGTGGCGGCCTCCCGGTAGGCGACGGTGGTGGGAACGACGGTGTCCAGAATGGAGATGCCGCCGCGCGACTCGGCGAAGGTGGCCTTGCGCAGGCCATCCGCGACCCGGCGCGCGTCGATGGTCCGATCCATGCGGTAGACCAAACCATAGAGGTGCCCGACCGGAGCCCCGAGGTACTGCATGGGTCGCAGGCGCTCGAGCATGCCGAGGGTGCCTCGGGCAAACTCGCGGGCGGAGAGGATCTCCGGCGGGATGGGCGAGAGCAGGATGTCAGCCGCCAGCACGCCCGCGTCCTGGAGCGGACCCACCGCGCCCTGGGTGTCGATCAGGACAATGTCGTAGTCCTGCAGCTGCCGGAGCGCATGCCGCATCCGGACCCGGCCATCGGGCGTGTGGAGAATCCAGTTCTCCAGGCTGCCGTCGGGGTCATCCGACAGGACGATGTCCAGGTTCTGGATGCTGGTGCGGCTTATGGCGCCCGAGGCCGATCCGCAGGTCACGAGACGGTGCAGGCCCGCCTCGGCGCGGAACTCCAGTGGGTAATAAGAGCTCAGGGTTGGTTGGATATCCGCATCCACTATGAGGACGCGGATGCCGGAGTCGGCTAGGATACCGCCCAGATTGGCGGTTATGGTCGTCTTGCCTACACCACCCTTTGTGGAACAGATAGTTACTGCGATCATCACACCCTCCTCTTGTTGGAGGGTGTCTACTCTCGGTTACCTTGGATTTGGGCCCTGGAATTGGACTGTTAATCCGTGTGTCGTTGGTTCGAGTCCAACCGGGGGAGCCAGACAGAAAAGGGGTTGACGAGAAATCGCCAATCCCTTTTTTCTTTGCCGCCCGCGTGGCGGCACCCGCCCCGCCTGGTCCTCGCCTCCCCCCGCCGAGCCACCCCCTTCGCGCGCCATTGCGCCCCGCGCACGACCTGCCGGATCCGAAGCCCGCCCGCGGCGGTGCTGGCCATGAGAGACGGTGACGCACCCGCGGCGATTTCACGGGGACGCATTGCCCCACACGCCGGGCGACTGTCGGCACGGTTTCGTGACGGCATCGCCTCTTACCATCACTGACTATGTCGGCGATTTTCAACCTTTCCTTGCCTCCCGTTCCCGTACCGGGCGCAAATCCGGCATGCCGCGACCCCGCGACTGATTGAAATCCCGCAGCGGAATTCCTCGCTGCGCTCTTTTCCGGTGCCCGATGGTTATCGGCACCGCGCCGGTTTTACAAACCCCGTCCCGAGTTGTTAAGTTCGGAATCGAGGTGTTCGGAAGGACTCCGCACTCATGCATCTCCCGTCCTCTCCAGGCCAACGGCTCGATTCCAGGGAATTTCATGCATATCAACCAGCTCCAGAACCCCGCGCTCTTCCGCCAGCAGTGCTACATCGACGGCCGGTGGCGCGATGCCGACAACCGGGCCACCATCGAGGTGGTGAATCCGGCCGACCGGGCCGTACTCGGTTCCGTGCCCGACATGGGTGCCGCCGAGACGGATGCCGCCATCGCCGCGGCGAATTCGGCTTTCAGGAGCTGGAGAAACAGGACGGCCGCCGAGCGCGGCGCGATCCTGCATCGCTGGCATGAACTGATGCTGGAGAACCAGGACGACCTCGGCGCACTGATGACCCTGGAGCAGGGCAAGCCGCTCCCCGAGGCGAAGGGTGAGATCGCCTATGCCG
It contains:
- a CDS encoding ParA family protein yields the protein MIAVTICSTKGGVGKTTITANLGGILADSGIRVLIVDADIQPTLSSYYPLEFRAEAGLHRLVTCGSASGAISRTSIQNLDIVLSDDPDGSLENWILHTPDGRVRMRHALRQLQDYDIVLIDTQGAVGPLQDAGVLAADILLSPIPPEILSAREFARGTLGMLERLRPMQYLGAPVGHLYGLVYRMDRTIDARRVADGLRKATFAESRGGISILDTVVPTTVAYREAATARVPVHRWEPQRRGATACALETMVILVQELFPHLDITLDAVTERSRQEA